The segment TAGTGTACGTTGTTTTTCATTTAAAGAAACCGTTTTGTTTTCTATAGATTCATCTAAATAAGATATTTTGACATCAAATTTTTTCTCTAGTATTTGTATAACTTCTGTAGCAGGTACATTTTTAAAGTTAATTAGAATAGAAGGTTCTTCTTGAGAAAAAGCTAACGTTGAGTATAGTATTAAAAATAATGCTAATAATATAGCTTTCATAAAACTCTATTTAGATAATTTTATTTTGTTTCCTGTGATATAGTATTTAACGTTAACTGTCTCAAAAACAGAAGCCAATGCAACATTTAAATCTTTATTATCAAAGCTACCTGTAAAAACAATAGAGTCATCAATAGAAGCGCTATCAAAATCGATGTTAAACTGTTTATGCAAAGCATCTATTACAATAGAAAGTGGTACACTTTTAAAACTACTTTGACCAGAAACCCATGATGGTCTTTCATTTTGAAGATTAGGGGTATATGCAGTTAAACCATTGTTATTCCTCACCGCTTGATTTCGAGTAATTATATGTTCTATATTATTACTTGTAACCTTAACGCTACCTTCATAACAAACAACATCAAAAAAGTTTTTAATAGTATTTACATTAAATTGTGTTCCTAAAACTGTAACAGTTCCATTAGGTGTAGTTACTGTAAACTTGCTACCTTTTTTCACTTTAAAAAACGCTTCTCCATTTAAAAAGACTTCTCTGTTGGTTTTCCAATTTTTCTTGTTATAGGTCAGTTGAGATTTTGCATTTAATATAACTTCAGAACCATCTAAAAGAGCAATTATTTGTTGTTCTCCAAAATTAGATTGATAATCAACATCATTATTAAATAAAAAATTATTGATGCTAAAAAATAAAACTAATGAAGCTGCAACAGCAATCGCAACTTTAGCGTATAAATTAATGATTTTACCTTTTGGCTTTTTGTTTGTTTTTACCTTTATTTTCTCTTTAATACTGTTAAATGTAACATCTAAGGGTTTTTCAATTTCAACAAACACATCTATTCCTACTTTTATTTTTTTAAAAGCTTTATAATCTTCTTCAGAGACTAGTTCTTTTAGCTCTGCATCAGAAATTTCTCCTTCTAACCACTGGGCTAAAAACACATCTTTATCATTTTGAGTAGTGTTCATTTCAATATTTTTACCTTTTTTCATTACTAATACAATTAATTTTAAAAAAACCCTACTTTTAAATATTACCTATTTTCTCTCTTAAAACCAATAATGCACCATGCATTCTTTTTTCAACTGCTTTTACAGAAATTCCTAATTGTTCTGCAATGTCTTTATATTTCTTTTTTTCTATTCTATTTAATAAAAATACTTCGCGTTGAATTTTAGGTAAATCTGCAATTGTTTTTTCGAGTTTAATTAAAAACTCTTCTTCTAACATTATAAACTCAGGAGACTCATTAGTACTTTCTTTGATCGATAATTTTTGATGTGCATTTACTACTTTATTATGCTTAATTATGTT is part of the Polaribacter sp. SA4-10 genome and harbors:
- a CDS encoding RNA polymerase sigma factor; its protein translation is MNNDLKNVCNEKVFESIFNTHAKNLKRFVFSKTRDADIAEDIIQDTFVKIWEDCEKVLFDTVKSYLYTIANNLFLNIIKHNKVVNAHQKLSIKESTNESPEFIMLEEEFLIKLEKTIADLPKIQREVFLLNRIEKKKYKDIAEQLGISVKAVEKRMHGALLVLREKIGNI
- a CDS encoding FecR family protein; its protein translation is MKKGKNIEMNTTQNDKDVFLAQWLEGEISDAELKELVSEEDYKAFKKIKVGIDVFVEIEKPLDVTFNSIKEKIKVKTNKKPKGKIINLYAKVAIAVAASLVLFFSINNFLFNNDVDYQSNFGEQQIIALLDGSEVILNAKSQLTYNKKNWKTNREVFLNGEAFFKVKKGSKFTVTTPNGTVTVLGTQFNVNTIKNFFDVVCYEGSVKVTSNNIEHIITRNQAVRNNNGLTAYTPNLQNERPSWVSGQSSFKSVPLSIVIDALHKQFNIDFDSASIDDSIVFTGSFDNKDLNVALASVFETVNVKYYITGNKIKLSK